One window of the Candidatus Methylomirabilota bacterium genome contains the following:
- a CDS encoding FAD-dependent oxidoreductase, with protein sequence MAFDIPAEHHATDVLVVGGGAAATMAAFECAEAGVGVILATKGRATSGTTTVARGGFAAGLAPGDGPELHLHDVLRYGGELIDPDLARTWVYDIVEVVRDLRAWGAEFVTNEAGDLDLKMFPSHRHPRAVHHYDTTGNMLTKALSRKLRGDARIAQHSNTAILDLIARDGRVVGAWGVDYSRGRLMCYAARETILCTGGGSGLFYVNDNPSQVTGDGYVLGFRAGVPLLGIEMIDFQAMCCAPEELFGFPPHPTGFINAGAVFRNRDGEQFLTRYFPETAEKSTRSEVILAMAKEIHAGRAGKTGGIFMDATAVPLPTILKQIPAVYKSCLSRGIDITKTPLEVAPGSHTWLGGLKIDVDGQTPVPGLWAAGETAGGIHGGNRIGGSALSASLVFGRRAGRAAAARTRAERKPDAAPIEIPAGEREWVAGLLARERGPLQADVRLHCRMLAHELLGPIRDAEGCRRALAEYERIQREDLPRMRLADEARSSEWTRGHELESALSVRNLALLGRLLATAAGRREESRGAHYRLDFPETDDVRWRVVTRLHAGEGGAIEFHTDPVREHAAATR encoded by the coding sequence ATGGCCTTCGACATCCCGGCGGAGCACCACGCGACCGACGTCCTCGTCGTGGGCGGTGGCGCGGCCGCCACGATGGCGGCGTTCGAGTGCGCCGAGGCCGGCGTGGGCGTCATCCTGGCCACCAAGGGGCGCGCGACCAGCGGCACCACCACCGTGGCCCGCGGCGGCTTCGCCGCGGGCCTGGCCCCGGGCGACGGTCCCGAGCTGCATCTTCACGATGTCCTCCGCTACGGCGGCGAGCTGATCGACCCCGACCTGGCCCGGACCTGGGTGTACGACATCGTCGAGGTCGTGAGAGACCTTCGGGCGTGGGGCGCGGAGTTCGTGACGAACGAGGCGGGGGACCTCGACCTCAAGATGTTTCCCAGCCATCGCCATCCCCGGGCCGTCCACCACTACGACACGACCGGCAACATGCTGACCAAGGCGCTGTCCCGGAAGCTCCGGGGGGACGCGAGAATCGCCCAGCATTCGAATACGGCCATCCTCGACCTGATCGCGCGGGACGGCCGCGTCGTCGGCGCCTGGGGCGTGGACTACTCACGCGGCCGCCTGATGTGCTACGCGGCCCGAGAGACGATCCTCTGCACGGGCGGCGGTAGCGGCCTCTTCTACGTCAACGACAACCCCTCCCAGGTGACGGGCGACGGCTACGTGCTGGGATTCCGCGCGGGCGTGCCCCTGCTCGGCATCGAGATGATCGACTTCCAGGCGATGTGCTGCGCGCCCGAGGAGCTCTTCGGCTTTCCCCCGCATCCCACGGGCTTCATCAACGCGGGGGCGGTCTTCCGCAACCGGGACGGCGAGCAGTTCCTCACGCGCTACTTCCCCGAGACGGCCGAGAAGAGCACGCGCAGCGAGGTCATCCTGGCCATGGCCAAGGAGATCCACGCGGGCCGGGCGGGCAAGACCGGCGGCATCTTCATGGACGCCACCGCCGTGCCCCTCCCGACGATCCTCAAGCAGATCCCCGCGGTCTACAAGAGCTGCCTGTCGCGCGGCATCGACATCACCAAGACACCGCTGGAGGTGGCGCCGGGCAGTCACACCTGGCTCGGAGGATTGAAGATCGACGTCGACGGCCAGACGCCCGTGCCGGGGCTGTGGGCGGCCGGGGAGACGGCAGGCGGCATCCACGGGGGTAACCGGATCGGCGGCTCGGCGCTGTCGGCCTCACTGGTCTTCGGCCGGCGGGCCGGCCGCGCGGCGGCCGCGCGCACCCGCGCCGAGCGGAAGCCTGACGCCGCCCCGATCGAGATCCCCGCCGGCGAGCGCGAGTGGGTCGCCGGGCTGCTGGCGCGCGAGCGCGGGCCGCTGCAGGCCGACGTAAGGCTGCACTGCCGGATGCTCGCCCACGAGCTGCTGGGCCCGATCCGCGACGCCGAGGGTTGCCGGCGGGCCCTGGCTGAATACGAGCGCATTCAACGCGAGGACCTTCCCCGGATGCGCCTGGCCGACGAGGCGCGCTCGTCGGAATGGACGCGCGGCCACGAGCTGGAGAGCGCCCTGTCCGTTCGGAACCTCGCCCTGCTGGGCCGCCTGCTTGCCACGGCGGCGGGCCGGCGGGAGGAGAGCCGGGGCGCCCACTACCGCCTGGACTTCCCGGAAACGGACGACGTTCGCTGGCGCGTGGTCACCCGGCTGCACGCCGGGGAGGGCGGGGCCATCGAGTTCCACACCGACCCCGTCAGGGAGCACGCCGCCGCGACCAGGTGA
- a CDS encoding MaoC/PaaZ C-terminal domain-containing protein — protein MAVTTGSIKVGQVLPTLEKEISQRKIDAYSGVRARSIHTDQAWARQKGFRAPLAQGMMSTAYVSEMMTGLLGAGFVKGGTIAMTFVAPVYADDRLTVHGVVKDVRPEAGGARVVVDVWCQNQHGEKTAVGTASGLLLA, from the coding sequence ATGGCCGTTACGACGGGATCGATCAAGGTCGGGCAGGTCCTGCCCACCCTCGAGAAAGAGATCTCGCAGCGGAAGATCGACGCATACTCCGGCGTGCGTGCCCGGTCCATCCACACCGACCAGGCGTGGGCTCGGCAGAAGGGATTCCGGGCCCCGCTGGCCCAGGGCATGATGTCGACCGCCTACGTCTCGGAAATGATGACGGGGCTGCTCGGCGCCGGCTTCGTCAAGGGCGGGACGATCGCCATGACCTTCGTCGCGCCCGTCTACGCGGACGATCGGCTCACCGTGCACGGGGTGGTGAAGGACGTCCGCCCCGAGGCCGGCGGCGCGCGAGTCGTCGTTGACGTGTGGTGCCAGAACCAGCACGGCGAGAAGACCGCCGTGGGCACGGCCAGCGGCCTGCTCCTCGCCTAG